From Scophthalmus maximus strain ysfricsl-2021 chromosome 14, ASM2237912v1, whole genome shotgun sequence, one genomic window encodes:
- the galnt3 gene encoding polypeptide N-acetylgalactosaminyltransferase 3: MTALRRVLRRRLHPLKLVIVALVFVSFVFLIQWEVGSQDQLEEPWLKEMVVKRDAMLGMVMGAVNNFRDAMPKMQIRAPVRQQDKADGTSCLAGHYTAAELRPALERPPQNAVAPGAAGKPFHTDSLSPEEQKEKERGEEKHCFNLYASDRISLSRDLGADTRPPECIEQTFKRCPPLPTTSVIIVFHNEAWSTLLRTVYSVLHTSPAILLKQIILVDDASVDDVLKDELDEYLKRLSIVQVVRQRERKGLITARLLGASVATGDTLTFLDAHCECFNGWLEPLLARIAENYTAVVSPDITTIDLNTFEFMKPSPYGQNHNRGNFDWGLAFGWESLPDRERKRRKDETYPIKTPTFAGGLFSISKEYFYHIGSYDEKMEIWGGENIEMSFRVWQCGGQLEIIPCSIVGHVFRTKSPHTFPKGTQVIARNQVRLAEVWMDDYKEIFYRRNQQAAQMAKDRSFGDISSRVDLRARLQCNSFSWYLKNVYPEAFMPDLNPLHFGAVKNVGKDSCLDAGENNEGGKEPIMYQCHGQGGNQYFEYSTHQEIRHNIQKELCLHRAAGAVKLEDCQYKGRNTFVGADQKWELNDNQLFYAPGLNMCLSARLERPSLAVCDPSDRYQLWSFV; encoded by the exons ATGACAGCTCTCCGCAGAGTCCTCCGAAGGCGACTGCACCCACTTAAACTGGTGATAGTGGCGCTGGTATTTGTCTCGTTTGTGTTCCTCATACAATGGGAGGTGGGGAGCCAAGACCAACTGGAGGAGCCCTGGCTGAAGGAGATGGTGGTGAAGCGGGACGCCATGCTGGGCATGGTGATGGGCGCTGTCAATAACTTCAGGGATGCAATGCCAAAGATGCAGATCAGAGCCCCTGTGCGTCAGCAGGACAAAGCAGACGGCACGTCCTGTCTGGCGGGTCACTACACCGCCGCCGAGCTCAGGCCGGCTCTGGAGAGGCCACCTCAGAACGCTGTTGCCCCCGGAGCTGCTGGGAAACCTTTCCACACCGACTCGCTGAGCCCGGAagagcagaaggagaaggagcgggGTGAGGAGAAGCACTGCTTCAACCTGTATGCCAGTGACCGCATCTCCCTGAGCAGAGACCTGGGCGCTGACACAAGACCACCAGA ATGTATTGAGCAAACCTTCAAGCGGTGCCCCCCCTTGCCAACCACTAGTGTGATAATTGTGTTTCACAATGAGGCCTGGAGTACTCTGCTAAGGACTGTATACAGTGTCCTCCACACCTCCCCTGCCATTCTCCTCAAGCAGATCATCCTGGTGGACGACGCCAGCGTGGATG ATGTGTTGAAGGACGAGCTGGATGAGTATTTGAAGCGGCTGAGCATTGTGCAAGTTGTCCGACAGCGAGAGAGGAAAGGACTCATCACCGCTCGGCTGCTGGGTGCCTCCGTGGCCACCGGTGACACGCTCACCTTTCTGGACGCCCACT GTGAGTGCTTTAATGGATGGCTGGAGCCACTGCTGGCGAGGATAGCAGAAAACTACACTGCAGTCGTCAGTCCTGACATAACCACGATCGATCTCAACACCTTTGAGTTTATGAAGCCGTCGCCGTATGGCCAGAACCACAACCGGGGAAACTTTGACTGGGGTCTGGCTTTTGGCTGGGAGAGTCTTCCAGATCgtgagagaaaaaggaggaaggatGAAACATACCCTATCAA GACTCCCACATTTGCTGGTGGactcttctccatctccaaaGAATATTTCTACCATATTGGAAGCTATGatgaaaaaatggaaatctggGGTGGGGAGAATATTGAAATGTCATTCAGG GTGTGGCAGTGCGGCGGACAGCTGGAGATCATCCCCTGCTCCATTGTCGGTCACGTTTTCCGCACTAAGAGCCCCCACACCTTCCCTAAGGGTACGCAAGTGATTGCTCGCAACCAGGTACGGCTGGCCGAGGTGTGGATGGACGACTACAAGGAGATCTTCTACCGTCGCAACCAGCAAGCTGCGCAGATGGCAAAAGAT AGGTCATTCGGAGACATCTCCAGCCGCGTGGACCTCCGGGCGCGGCTGCAGTGCAACAGCTTCTCCTGGTATTTGAAGAACGTTTATCCAGAAGCCTTCATGCCTGATCTCAACCCACTTCACTTTGGCGCC gTGAAAAATGTGGGCAAAGACTCATGTCTGGATGCTGGGGAGAACAATGAGGGTGGGAAAGAGCCGATCATGTACCAATGTCACGGGCAAGGAGGAAACCAG TATTTTGAGTACTCCACACATCAAGAGATTAGACACAACATTCAGAAGGAGCTGTGTTTGCACAGGGCCGCGGGGGCCGTGAAGCTGGAGGACTGCCAGTATAAAGGCAGGAACACATTTGTAGGAGCGGATCAAAAATGGGAACTGAATGAT AACCAGTTATTCTACGCCCCGGGACTGAACATGTGTCTGAGTGCCCGTCTTGAGCGtccctctctcgctgtctgCGACCCCTCAGACCGATACCAGCTCTGGTCCTTTGTCTGA
- the csrnp3 gene encoding cysteine/serine-rich nuclear protein 3, giving the protein MRRAMSGILKRKFEEVEATSSPCSSLRESDEEVSCSESGDSSDSVNPSASGPFTPDSILKREKRLRTRRVHFENVTVYYFGRRQGFTSVPSQGGSTLGMSNRHTWIRQYSLGEFALEQERIHRDMLRDHLKEEKLNTIKLKLTKNGTVESEEANTLTAEDISDDDIDLDNTEVDEYFFLQPLTTKKRRALLRSSGVRKIDVEEKHELRSIRMSREDCGCDCRVFCDPETCACSIAGIKCQVDRMSFPCGCTKEGCSNATGRVEFNPIRVRTHFLHTIMKLELEKSREQQQASPTNGYRSETNDLGGVNPLVQPQHRLEYSLSDAGPQTASMHLQNADEMEEPPDDEEEDDEDEEEENEEDEDDEEDSSSVCSGLSDSSTQSLANSDSEDEEDEDEEKSENFEDDMTTPPVSHTEVVPLSSVLCYSDASVAHDNHMNGNTYRMNSSSADHYQLGNSSAVSSGQPSEPYGEALAFQDPVSVSNGSAAQGPFNLTAEQYADYPSQAADQYTANHHFTLTNGAPAAPLTGYTPDPEKKAPSKATFVEQPDNQNQTQFQNYLNNNSQTQSSYSGRSSRMAAEQPQQGSSVNGHSDLTLLANSTKNLPLPDHFPEVAAI; this is encoded by the exons ATGCGGCGGGCCATGAGCGGAATACTGAAGAGGAAATTTGAGGAGGTGGAAGCCACCTCCTCCCCGTGCTCTTCCCTGCGGGAGTCTGATGAGGAGGTCTCCTGCAGTGAGAGTGGGGATAGCAGTGACAGTGTCAACCCCTCGGCCTCGGGCCCTTTCACTC CTGATTCAAtattaaagagagagaagcgCCTGCGGACGAGGAGGGTGCATTTTGAGAACGTGACCGTTTACTACTTCGGCCGGCGGCAGGGCTTCACCAGCGTGCCCAGCCAGGGTGGCAGCACACTGGGCATGTCCAACCGGCACACCTGGATCAGGCAGTACTCCCTGGGCGAATTTGCCCTGGAACAGGAGAGGATCCACAGAGACATGCTCAGAGACCacctgaaggaggagaaactCAACACAATCAAACTCAAG CTGACTAAGAACGGCACAGTGGAGTCTGAGGAGGCCAACACGCTCACGGCAGAGGACATTTCTGACGACGACATTGACCTGGACAACACGGAGGTCGACGAGTACTTCTTCCTGCAGCCGCTTACCACTAAAAAGCGCCGGGCACTGCTGCGCTCCTCGGGGGTAAGGAAGATTGACGTGGAGGAGAAGCATGAACTGCGGTCCATCCGCATGTCCAGAGAGGACTGTGGCTGTGATTGCAGAGTCTTCTGTGACCCTGAGACCTGTGCCTGCAGCATCGCGGGGATCAAGTGCCAG GTGGACCGCATGTCATTTCCATGCGGGTGCACAAAAGAAGGCTGCAGCAATGCAACCGGGAGAGTGGAGTTTAATCCCATCCGCGTTCGGACCCATTTCTTGCACACTATAATGAAGCTAGAATTGGAGAAGAGTCGCGAGCAACAGCAGGCATCCCCCACTAATGGTTACCGCAGTGAAACTAACGACCTGGGAGGCGTAAATCCTCTCGTTCAGCCCCAGCACAGGCTGGAATACTCTCTGTCAGACGCTGGGCCGCAGACGGCCAGCATGCACCTGCAGAACGCAGACGAGATGGAGGAGCCGCccgatgacgaggaggaggacgacgaagacgaggaggaggaaaacgaagaagatgaggacgacgaggaggacagTAGCAGCGTTTGCAGCGGCCTGTCCGACTCCAGCACACAGAGCTTAGCCAACAGCGACtccgaggacgaggaggatgaggacgaagaGAAGTCTGAGAACTTTGAGGACGACATGACGACCCCGCCGGTGTCGCACACCGAGGTggtccctctgtcctctgtgctGTGCTACAGTGATGCTTCTGTGGCACACGACAACCACATGAATGGAAATACTTATCGCATGAACTCTTCCTCGGCCGATCACTATCAGCTGGGGAACTCCAGTGCCGTATCCAGTGGCCAACCCAGTGAACCCTACGGGGAAGCCTTAGCATTCCAAGATCCAGTCAGCGTGAGCAACGGCAGCGCGGCCCAAGGACCCTTCAACTTGACAGCTGAGCAGTACGCGGACTACCCCAGTCAGGCGGCGGACCAATACACCGCTAATCACCATTTCACTCTGACCAATGGCGCTCCAGCCGCCCCTCTGACCGGCTACACGCCTGATCCGGAGAAGAAGGCGCCGTCCAAAGCGACGTTTGTGGAGCAGCCTGACAACCAGAACCAGACACAGTTCCAAAACTACCTGAACAATAACAGCCAGACGCAGAGTTCCTACAGCGGTCGCAGCTCGCGCATGGCAGCCGAACAGCCACAGCAAGGGTCCAGTGTGAACGGGCATTCCGACCTGACCTTACTAGCGAACAGTACTAAGAACCTACCTTTACCAGACCATTTCCCCGAGGTCGCAGCCATTTAG